The window AGGGAGTCAAGGGTTATTGTCCCAAAGGAACAGACATTTCAGTGCTAGTGGAAGCAATTCGCCAATTAGCAGCAGGACAAAGTTTTTGGACGGAATTAGAACCTACTTCAATTGCCCGCAGTGCTAGTTATTCTCCCCCAAAAAACTCGGCAGAAAAAACAGCCCAACCATCAAAATTTAACTTGCTTTCCGGTCGAGAAAATAAATCTTCTCTTTGGGAAGAAAAGGAATTTGAAGTGCTGAAACCTCTCCCACCTCCTAAATGGCTTTATAACCTTCGTAAAGAAGGACTAAAAGAAATTGAAACTAATTTATTGCGGGTAAGAGCGAAAACCCAAAACCCGAAACTATCTTTGTTAGATGCTGTTTTTTGGCAAGGACGCAAACGAGAATTAATTGTCGCTCGTTGGTTGGTAAATCAGCTTTTACCCGTAGAAGTAATTCTCGAACCGGAAACTGAGGAAAAATCGCGCAAAAGAAGTTCTCTTCCTATTAGAGAAAGTGAAAAAAATCAAGGAGGAGAATTGCTGGCTAATTCTTTAAGTTCTTATTTTTCTATGGCGAGAACTACTCAAGAATCAGCGCTCAACCAATTGTGGGAAAATTGCTTGAGGAAAATTAATTTAGGAGTAGAAAATCATACCAATGTTCCCCTGGAAATTGACATTTTACAACCAAAAAAACAACAAGAATTGCTTTATTTAATTATCCAAACTTTAAGCAAATTAATCGAAGAATCTCAATTTCTTGAAATCCCCCCAGAAAAATTATCCGCACGGATACCATTAATTTTGCGCGAAATTTGGCAAACCTCAACAATTGATTTTTTTAGTCGTTACTATTTATTGCCCGGAGAATCTCGCGAATATAAAATAGTGGATATCGTGGTTAAAAATGCCTCAATTATCTCTAGAGATCTTCTCGAAAAAATCCCTTTAACTATTGACTTATTTTCCTATTTATTGTATGAAAGCCCTTTAGTTATCGATCGCGTTGCTTATCGCAGTTCCTCACCAGAAGCAATGGCACGAGGAGAAATATTATTAGAAAATCTAATCATTCAAGTAGCAAACGCAGTCATGCAAGTGCTATTAAACTACTATGCCGAATTAGAAACGATTAAACTAAGTTTATATCGACGAAAATTTTTCTCCTCCCGCGCGATCGCCCAATTTCGCAACAACTTATCTTGGCGATATCGCATCGAACAATTATTTGAAGAACCCCAAGCAATTTTTGAAAGTAAGTATCGCTTATTCGTGCTGAATAACAATCATATCCAAAAAATTTACATCTATTCCCCTCGCAAAGACGAACTCGAACAACTAACAGGACTACGTTGGGCAGTTACAATCGCCTTAGAAGCCCGCGACGCGATCGCCCCCCGTCTGCGTAAAGTTCTCGGTTTTGTCGGTGGTGGAGTAGTTTACCTCCTCACTCAAGTCATCGGTAGAGGCATCGGCTTAATCGGTCGCGGTATCATTGAAGGTATTGGTAATTCTTTACAGAAGTGATTGGGGAGGAGGGGACTGGGTAACTGGGTAACTGGGAAGAGGGTAACTGGGTAACTGGGAAGAGGGGGGAAGACTTGGGAGACTTGGGAGACTTGGAGGAATTAGAAGATAAACTGATAACTGAACCTAATCCCCAATCCCCAATCCCCAATCCCTAGTCTCAACTGATAGTTAAACTAGAATTAAGACTTCTTAACTGGAAATCAAAACCATTGAGTTAAGCAGAGCAATAACTTTAGATTATTTTCATATGAAAACATGGATGAAGCCGCAGCCAAGCGGTGACGAGCAAAACCAGCATTCGAGTAAAAAATCTGCATCCCGATATCTGGGACAACTTGCAGCAGGTTGGATGATTTTTCAAACCGTCTTGCTATCTACTCCTGTGGTAGCTCAACAACAAGATCCTCTTACTTATCGGGAACTGTTGCAAAAAATTCAAGCAGGTGAAGTAACAAAAGTAGAAATCGATCCAGCCCAAGGAGTAGCTAAAGTAGAGCTAGAAAATGGCGACCCCTCAGATACACCGCTAGAAGTGAAATTGCTCGATCAGTATCCAGAGCTAACCCAGACAATCAGAGCATACAATAATGAAAACGAGGAAAATATTGTCAAATTTGATGTTAAGCCGACAGCAGATAGTTCGGCAGTTTTAGGACTTGCAGCTAATTTACTTTTACTATTGGTGTTACTAGCAGGATTAATCGCGATCCTGCGTCGTTCGGCGGCTTCTTCTGGTCAAGCGTTAAACTTTGGTAAGTCACGGGCGCGATTTCAGATGGAAGCGAAAACAGGCATCAAATTTAATGATGTTGCTGGAATCGATGAAGCGAAAGAAGAATTACAAGAAGTAGTAACTTTCCTCAAGGAAACCGAACGTTTTACCGCGATCGGCGCTCGTATCCCGAAGGGTGTATTATTGATTGGACCGCCGGGAACTGGTAAAACTTTGTTAGCGAAGGCTGTGGCTGGGGAAGCAGGTGTTCCTTTTTTCAGCATCTCTGGTTCGGAGTTTGTGGAGATGTTTGTCGGGGTGGGTGCATCGAGGGTGCGGGATTTATTCCGCAAGGCGAAGGAAAATGCGCCCTGTTTAATTTTTATCGATGAAATTGACGCAGTTGGTCGTCAGCGTGGTGCGGGTATTGGCGGCGGGAATGACGAACGCGAGCAAACCTTAAACCAATTATTGACGGAAATGGATGGTTTTGAGGGTAATACTGGGGTTATCGTGATTGCTGCGACGAACCGCCCTGACGTTTTGGATACAGCTTTGCTGCGACCAGGAAGATTTGACCGTCAGGTAATGGTAGACTTACCAAGTTATAACGGTCGTTTGGGAATTTTACAAGTCCACAGTCAGAATAAAAAGTTGTCGTCAGAAGTTGAGTTAGAAGCGATCGCCAAACGCACTCCTGGTTTCTCTGGGGCAGATTTGGCGAATTTACTCAATGAAGCGGCGATTTTAACAGCCAGACGGCGTAAAGAAGCGATTACACCTTTAGAAATAGACGACGCGATCGATCGCATTACGATTGGGATGACGAAAAATCCACTTCTGGATAGTAAGAAAAAGCGCATTATTGCTTATCACGAGGTGGGACACGCTTTGTTGATGACGTTGCTAGAACATTCCGATCCCTTGAACAAAGTAACGATTATTCCTCGTTCTGGTGGTATTGGTGGTTTCGCCCAACAGGTGTTTAATGAAGAAATGATCGATAGCGGACTTTACAGTCGAGCTTGGATTGTCGATCGCTTGACGATTACTTTAGGTGGTAGAGCCGCAGAAGAAGAAATTTTCGGTCATGATGAAGTGACGCAGGGAGCGAGTAACGATATTCGCTACGTTGCGGATGTAGCTAGAGAAATGGTTACTCGTTACGGAATGTCCGATCTCGGACCGATCGCTCTAGAAAATCCTGATAATGAAGTATTTCTCGGTGGTGGTGTCGAAAGACGCGAATATTCTGAAGAAGTAGCGATGAAAATTGACCAGCAAGTGCGCGCGATCGCTTTCCGTTGCTATGAAAATGCTCGTCGCTTGATTCGCGATCGTCGTGTTTTGGTAGACCATTTGGTTGATGTTTTGTTGGAAAAGGAAACTCTCGATGGTGATGAGTTCCGCAAAATTGTTGCTCAATACACCGATTTACCTGAAAAGCAAAAGCAACTGGTTCTTTCTAAGTCTTAGGGACTGGGTTCAGTGAACAGTTATCACCTTACCAGTTATCACCTTACCAGTTATCAGTGAACAGTTACCAGTTATCAGTAAACAGTTAGCACCTTACCAGTTTATCTCCCAATTCCTCCTTGTCCTCCCCCTCTTCCTTGTCTCCCTTGTCTCCCCCCTCCTCCAATTCCTCCTTGTTTCCAATCTCTACTCTCTACTGATAACTGATAACTGCTCACTGAAAACCCCAATCACCAGTCCCCTCCTCCCCAATACCCAATCACGAACTAGCGTACATTTTCCGTAGTACTTCGCCGGGATCGACATAATTAGAGCCATATTTGATTCCCCAGTGCAAATGAGGTCCGGTAGTGCTTCCAGTCATTCCTACACGACCAATTCTAGCGGCGGTGGGTACTACTTGTCCTTGTTGAAGAATAATCCCACCTTCACGATCGACTAAATAGCGATCGCTACCTTTATTTTCAACATGACCTTGCAAATGACAGTAAATATGTCTCCACTGTCCTGATTGAATCGCGATCGAAGTACCGCAAGCAGTACCATCGGAAAGATTGACAATTTTCCCTCCCCACCAA is drawn from Oscillatoria salina IIICB1 and contains these coding sequences:
- the ftsH gene encoding ATP-dependent zinc metalloprotease FtsH yields the protein MKPQPSGDEQNQHSSKKSASRYLGQLAAGWMIFQTVLLSTPVVAQQQDPLTYRELLQKIQAGEVTKVEIDPAQGVAKVELENGDPSDTPLEVKLLDQYPELTQTIRAYNNENEENIVKFDVKPTADSSAVLGLAANLLLLLVLLAGLIAILRRSAASSGQALNFGKSRARFQMEAKTGIKFNDVAGIDEAKEELQEVVTFLKETERFTAIGARIPKGVLLIGPPGTGKTLLAKAVAGEAGVPFFSISGSEFVEMFVGVGASRVRDLFRKAKENAPCLIFIDEIDAVGRQRGAGIGGGNDEREQTLNQLLTEMDGFEGNTGVIVIAATNRPDVLDTALLRPGRFDRQVMVDLPSYNGRLGILQVHSQNKKLSSEVELEAIAKRTPGFSGADLANLLNEAAILTARRRKEAITPLEIDDAIDRITIGMTKNPLLDSKKKRIIAYHEVGHALLMTLLEHSDPLNKVTIIPRSGGIGGFAQQVFNEEMIDSGLYSRAWIVDRLTITLGGRAAEEEIFGHDEVTQGASNDIRYVADVAREMVTRYGMSDLGPIALENPDNEVFLGGGVERREYSEEVAMKIDQQVRAIAFRCYENARRLIRDRRVLVDHLVDVLLEKETLDGDEFRKIVAQYTDLPEKQKQLVLSKS
- a CDS encoding DUF3685 domain-containing protein, yielding MTEDKIKLIIVDDDPIFRLGLTTALSAFDDLEISSVVAQATEAVASLSALSPENFPDVAILELTNFSFLSENERELSLFEQLKNAYPNLPFLLLSSTGDSQLIAVAREQGVKGYCPKGTDISVLVEAIRQLAAGQSFWTELEPTSIARSASYSPPKNSAEKTAQPSKFNLLSGRENKSSLWEEKEFEVLKPLPPPKWLYNLRKEGLKEIETNLLRVRAKTQNPKLSLLDAVFWQGRKRELIVARWLVNQLLPVEVILEPETEEKSRKRSSLPIRESEKNQGGELLANSLSSYFSMARTTQESALNQLWENCLRKINLGVENHTNVPLEIDILQPKKQQELLYLIIQTLSKLIEESQFLEIPPEKLSARIPLILREIWQTSTIDFFSRYYLLPGESREYKIVDIVVKNASIISRDLLEKIPLTIDLFSYLLYESPLVIDRVAYRSSSPEAMARGEILLENLIIQVANAVMQVLLNYYAELETIKLSLYRRKFFSSRAIAQFRNNLSWRYRIEQLFEEPQAIFESKYRLFVLNNNHIQKIYIYSPRKDELEQLTGLRWAVTIALEARDAIAPRLRKVLGFVGGGVVYLLTQVIGRGIGLIGRGIIEGIGNSLQK